In Candidatus Nanopelagicales bacterium, the DNA window CGGCATTCCGCGCGTTTCCTGATCTGGGGATCCTGCAGCCGCGCGTCCACGATCCACTGTCCGACGCGGATCCGAACCGGTGGATCCCACGAATCCGCAAAGGCGATCGGTTCGATTCGAGTTCCGCGTTCTCGGTGTGGGAGGGCGCCTTGCTGGTCCGCCGAACGGTGTTTGACCAGATCGGCGGATTCCCCGACGAGTTGTTCTACTACCACGAGGGCATTGAACTCGCTTGGCGGTGCTGGGACGTTGGCTACCGCGTATGGTACGGAGCCAACCTAGAGGCTCACCACCCCGCCGCCGCCCCTACCCGCCACGAGATGTACTACCGAATGAACGCCCGCAATCGGGTGTGGATTGCCCGTAGGTCGCTGCCCCTGCCGCTCATTCCCGCCTACGTTGGAGTCTGGTCCGCGGCCGACCTTCTGCGGTTACGCGCCGACCGCGCCGCCCGCACTGCTTGGTTCGCGGGGTGGGCCGAAGGGTGGCGAGCGGACCCGGGCCAGCGACGACCACTGCGCTGGTCGACAGTCGCGCGGATGGCGCTTCGCGGACGACCGCCGGTCATTTAGATCAGGCCACCAGCTGCGGAGTCGGCGGCCGCTGCGGGGTGGGAGTCTGCAGTTGCGTCGGATTCCACCATGACCTGGGAACGATCGTCTTGCGGTCGGTTGGTCAACCGCAGCGCCTCGGCATCCAGGACCGCGTAGTTCGCGACGCGATTGACAGGTCCGCGCGAGGATGCAAAGTCGGCCAGGCGCAACCCGTCGGATCCGAGGCTGACAGTGCGAAGCACTGATCCCCGATTCGCGGCACAATCAGCGGCTGTTCGTCCGAGCCAATCATCGGAGGACGGCACGACAATCGTGCGGTAGGCGATCCCCTGCAGGAAGAAGCCCGGCAAGGAGATGGACTGCACCGGTCGGTCTGCTCCAACCAAGTAGGAGGATGCCCCGCCGTCGCCATCCCGGTCGCCAAGCCACGAATCGGCGCAGACGAACATGGGCAACAGCTGGGCTGGCACCTCGCGCATGTTTTCCAATGCGAGGCGTGCCTCTTTCGCCGACGTCAGAAGCACGGCCCAGGTGGGTTGCTTGGCCGGAGCTACGACGTGACACTGCCTGTCGGGCATCAGGATGGCGACGCATTCTTTCGCCCGAGCAAGGGCAGCCGCCTCAACATCAGCGTCATCGCCGCCCGCTGCCCGCCGGTACTCGCGGCGAATCCCGTATCTGATTTGGGTGATGGCGTACTCGTGCGGCAACGGCTTGCGGGCAGGCTCAATGTCCATCAACCGCTGCCTGGTATCCAACGGATCCTGGCCGACGCCGATCATCATTCCGGCGATCCGTAGGTAGCGCAGTTGCGCAATGCCAGCACGCAGGACCGGTCCGAGCGGCCCGTCGAGGTCAGGCCCGCAAGACGCCCGCGGCCCATCAAGAATGCCGTCCCATTCGTCACTGAGGACGCTCATGAATCGACGCCCATGACCTTCGACGCCCTTGCCGACGATCGAGTCGGGTAGCTGGACATAGAGGCAATCGAGGTAGCCGCAATAGACGAACTCGTGCCCGGAGCGCAGCGAGCGCATCCAGTGGTCAAAGTCCATGTTGTTGCGCATTTGTTCGTCGAATCCGGCCAGATCGCGAGCGGCCGCAAAACTCATCAACACCTGATGCGGGATGAACGGCTGATCACCTCCAGCCGTCGAGATATTGACGTTGTCCGGAGACCGAGGCATGCGCTCGGCCTTCTTCTCACGCCAGCCTTCAGAGGTGCTGACCTGCAGTTGTCGACCAAAGGCTCCGGTCGCCTGTGGCTTGCGCCGCAGCGCGATCAGGCGCCGACGAATCGCATCTGCCAACAGCACGTCATCAGCATCGAGGTAGACCAAGTACTGCCCCGACGCGGCCGCCAGACCAGCGTTGCGTGCGACGGAGGCGCCGGAATTGAGCGCGAGCTTCAGCAGCGTGAAGCGATCGTCATCGCCAATCGCCGCCAGCGCCGCTGCGACCGTCTGATCAGTTGAGCAGTCGTCAACGATCACACAGGTCAGGTTGGGGTAGCTCTGCCGCTGCACGCTCTCGATTGCCGTGGCAATGGTGTCCTGCGCGTTGTATGCGGGAATGATCACGCATACTCCAGCTGGACCGACAAACTCATCGAGTTCGGCATCAACGGCCACCGTGCGTGCCTTGGCGGCTGCTCGATTCTGTTCGGTGACCCGAGCGATTGCAGCGCGATGCTGACTCACCATCCGGCGATCGGCGATCGCGAACCCGAGGATCACAACAGGAATAACGATGAGCAGCCACCATGACGGAAGCGCCATGGCCACCCCGAGAACTACCCCCATCAGAATCAGTACCAGCAATCCCACCCTCTGGAAGGTCCGCCGACTGGCCGCGAACTTGGCGCGCAGGTCGGAGGCGTTGTAGTCGCTCATCACCAAGCCGTCCTGAGGGTTACGTGATCGGTTCGGGCATCCGCTGGCTCTTTACCGCCCGTCTGGGGAAATGACGGTCTCGTCTCCAGTCTGAGAGCGCTGATCCAGGGTCGCCAGAGTAGCACCGGCACGAGGGTGGGGAGGGGCAGTCGTGGCCGGGTTGGGTTCTTTGAAGATGCCGCTGCTGATCATTTTGGGCCTGGTTGGCGGTGGCTATACTCGTGGCCAGATGAACCTCACGAAGATCGGCAACCGACTGCCGCGCCCTGTGCTGCTCGCCGTGCTCCTGCTTGCTCTCGCGGCACCAATGGCGTTCGTCGGCTGGCGGTTGGTGACCTTTATCCTTCTCACTGCTTCCGCGATTGCGAGCGCGCAGAGATCACCAGGTCAGGACCGGATCGACCAAATCCTTGAACTCGGTGGCCTCGGCTCCCCGGCCCTGACCGCTTTGCGGATGATCGTGCTCCTAGCGCTCGGCAGCGCCGTGTGGACTAACTCAGCGGTCGTCATTCCGTTCGTCTGTGCAGCGATATTGGTGACCCTGCTGATGGTTCCAGCACGCGTCGTCACCGATCGTCTTGAGGCGCGACTGGGGCGTACCGTTTTTACCCGAAACCTTGACGGCGTCGCCGTCGAACCACCAGCCGGTGTTGCTACTTACCTAGCCTCGGGAATCGGACTCGCCATCGCCGAACTCGTTCTGTTCTTGGCCGGTGCGCTGCTGACCGGCCAACTGTTGGTCGCCTGGTTGGTAGCAATTGTCGCCGTTGGACTACTCGCGTTCAGCGTGCTTGCGACCGCGGTCGTGACCAAGCGGATCGGTGATCCCTACCGCGGTGCGGTGCTCGCGGCCACGCGCCGGACCCTGGCCAACCTTTCGCCCAAGGTCGCGTTGTACGTCGGGTCCGGGGATGCCAGCAACCTCTACCAAACGAGCATGTGGCTGTCGGCCCTCGAGCGGGTGCAGGAGCCAACAATCATCCTGATGCGCTCGCACAAGCAGTTCGCTGTGCTCGGGCCAACCTCTACCCCGGTGGTGTGCGTCCCCGTGGCTGCGGACTTCCTGTCGCTGGAACTGACAACTCTTCGAGCGGGGTTGTTCGTCGCCAACACCGGCGACGTGATCCACCTCGTCCGAGAGCCGAGTCTGATGTCGGCTTTCATAGGCCATGGCGACAGCGACAAGAACTCCTCGGCAAATCCGTTCGCCAAGGTCTACGACGAGATCTGGCTCGCCGGCGAAGCTGGCGCAGACAGGTATCGACGCGCAAACGTCGGTGTTCGTGACGACCAGTTCGTTTTCGTCGGACGCCCCCAGCTCGACGCCATTGACTCGGCCACCGGCCAGCTGGAACCCGGTGAGCCACCGACAGTTCTCTACGCGCCCACGTGGGAAGGATGGAATCTGGAACAGCAGTACAGCTCCTTGCTGGGACAGGCCGTCAATTTTGTCCAGGCGGCCCTCGACTCACCGATGCCGCTTCGCCTGATCTACAAGCCGCACCCGTTCACCGGACGCCGGCTTGCCAACGCCCGGACGGCCCACCAACGAATCGTGTCCATGTTGGCCAAGGCGAACGCAGCGAACAAACTGCCCGCGGCCCCCAGCCAGGTCTTACCCGCCAGTCAACGCCGCGAGCTGGACGGCTTGAGCGCAATCGCAGGCGACGAGTTGCTCGCTCGATTCAGCCGGGACTTCTGGCGGCGCACCGACCCACGGACCCACGTCGTGGTCGAGCACGGCGACGTGGGGCTTTACGACTGCTTCAATGCCGCTTCCTTCATGGCTGCCGACGTATCCAGCGTGCTGTCCGACTTCATGGCGTCTGATAAGCCATTCGCTGTCTTCAACACGAGTTCGTTGCCCGATGACGTGTTCGTCGATCAGTTTCCGTCAGCCTCGGCAGGCACTGTCATCTCCGCTGACGGGAGCCACATCTCCGAGGTGATCGACGTCGTCACGGGAGCCGCACCGGACCGCCAGCGACGGATCCGCGCTGCCCAACATGAACTGCTACTCGGCCCACCACAGCCACCGGCGACGGAGAGATTCGCGAGCGCCGTCAGCGCGCTAGTCGATCGGGCCGAGGAGCGCCAGCGACCGCGCGCAACCGACGACGGCGACTCAGTCTGACGTTATGCCGTCTCGTCGAGCAACGGCGTGATCTCGTTGGGCTATGACTTGGCTGATCGCTTCGCGCCAGCGCTGCATCGCACTCGGCCCATCAAGGGCACCGAAGTAGTACGTGGCCAAGGAGTCGATCAACGCTAGCGACTCGGCGCTTTGTGCGTCCGCTAACGCGTCGGTGACGTGTGCTGCATTGGCTTGGGACAACAGCGTCAGCCTACCGGCGATTCCCCTCGGGTCGGCGTTGACATGGACGCCTACGGGTTGGGTGACCACCAGCGGCTTGCGCGTTGCCAACCAGTCGTACGCAACCGCGGAAATGTCCGCGACGCAGACGTCGGCAACACCAAGTTGCCAGCCGAAGTCGCTGCTCCGATCGTAGACGTGACCTGCGCTCGGGTTCTGCTGGTTCGCCCGCTGAATCATCGATTCGACCGTCTGTTGCGCCGCTGAAAACTTCGGGTCCTTCGAGCCGGTCAGTGGGTGTGGTCGGAATACCAACTGGTAGCGCTGGTCGGCGAGCAGCGCGGCAACCACGGCAACCCCGTGGGAACCAAGCGACCCATAGTTGTTGGCCGGTCGGTCGCCCTCCCAACTCGGCGCGTAGAGCACCACCGTCCGATCCGTTCGTCGAACAGTCCGATGCACGGTCGGCGCGGCGGAAGATCCTGCCGCCGCAGCGTCCAGCGCAGCGACCTGTGGGCGACCCACCTCGATGACCCTGGTTGTGACGTCGTAGTTGATCAGCCGATTCCGGATTCGATCGACCGCCGCCTGCCCGGAGACAAAGCAGTAGTCATAGGCCTTTAACTGGTTCGATGCCGAAATTCCGATCTTGTCCGATTCGCCGTGTCCGATGTAAACGTGCGCGACGTCCGGATGCCACAGCATGGCGAAGTTGCGCAGGTTGTGGTTCACGTAGAAGACGACGCGTAGCGGTTGTGTCGACATCAGTGGGTCGATGTCGTGGTGGTTTGGGGCGTAGACCACCGGTACCGGGCAGTCAGTTTGCAGCGCCAGTGCGGTCTTGGCGCGACGAACAACGACGACAACACGGTGTTCCTGATCCAAGGAACGCAGCGACTCAAACCATTGACGCAACTGGTAGAGGTGCGCCGGAGGATCGGCAAAATACACCGCGATCTGGAAAGTACCCGGTTCCAATCCGGCGACCGACCAGCCACCCGCTTGCTTTACCTGCCCGGCGGCGCGACGCTCCTGCAACCGCTGCCGCAGAGCCACCAGGTCTCGCTTGAGGCGCACCGCTAGCGGGTGCCTTCGTTGCTGGCGTCAACCGCATCCCGGCTCAATTCCGCTGGCGTCAGCGGATCGATGCGGCGTACGTCAATGGTGTGACCAGTCTGGTCGGCCAGCAGGACGTCAAGGGACGCAGCGGCGACAACCTCGCTTCCGAGCAGGCTGCCTGGGGGTTCTGCGCCGAACGCGTTCGTGCGCATCGGCGTGCCCGTTCGCTCCGGGTTGATGCAGTTCACGCGCACGCGGGCCTCGGTCCATTCGTCCGCGAGCGCCTGGGTCAGGTTGACCACGGCGGCCTTGGCCGACGAGTACAAGCTGTACCCGGATCGACCTCGGGTGTAGGAACTTGAGGTGAACAACAGCAATGACCCGCCGGTCTTCGCCAGGTGAGGGTAGAACTGCTGAGCGATGAAGACCGGCGCTAGGTAGTTGACCTCCGTTGAGTGGTAGATCGTCTCCTCGCTGGTATCCGAGAGTTCTCCCCGTGGCAGCACGCCAGCGGTGTTGACGACGTAGTCGACGCGACCGG includes these proteins:
- a CDS encoding CDP-glycerol glycerophosphotransferase family protein — encoded protein: MALRQRLQERRAAGQVKQAGGWSVAGLEPGTFQIAVYFADPPAHLYQLRQWFESLRSLDQEHRVVVVVRRAKTALALQTDCPVPVVYAPNHHDIDPLMSTQPLRVVFYVNHNLRNFAMLWHPDVAHVYIGHGESDKIGISASNQLKAYDYCFVSGQAAVDRIRNRLINYDVTTRVIEVGRPQVAALDAAAAGSSAAPTVHRTVRRTDRTVVLYAPSWEGDRPANNYGSLGSHGVAVVAALLADQRYQLVFRPHPLTGSKDPKFSAAQQTVESMIQRANQQNPSAGHVYDRSSDFGWQLGVADVCVADISAVAYDWLATRKPLVVTQPVGVHVNADPRGIAGRLTLLSQANAAHVTDALADAQSAESLALIDSLATYYFGALDGPSAMQRWREAISQVIAQRDHAVARRDGITSD
- a CDS encoding glycosyltransferase, giving the protein MIDVGIVVLTMGSRPDELRRGLDSLLAQTDVSVDIVCVGNGWEPADLPAKVRPLHLPENLGACSGRNAGAAATTGEVLFFFDDDAWLTDPTFLSKAVAAFRAFPDLGILQPRVHDPLSDADPNRWIPRIRKGDRFDSSSAFSVWEGALLVRRTVFDQIGGFPDELFYYHEGIELAWRCWDVGYRVWYGANLEAHHPAAAPTRHEMYYRMNARNRVWIARRSLPLPLIPAYVGVWSAADLLRLRADRAARTAWFAGWAEGWRADPGQRRPLRWSTVARMALRGRPPVI
- a CDS encoding glycosyltransferase, which encodes MSDYNASDLRAKFAASRRTFQRVGLLVLILMGVVLGVAMALPSWWLLIVIPVVILGFAIADRRMVSQHRAAIARVTEQNRAAAKARTVAVDAELDEFVGPAGVCVIIPAYNAQDTIATAIESVQRQSYPNLTCVIVDDCSTDQTVAAALAAIGDDDRFTLLKLALNSGASVARNAGLAAASGQYLVYLDADDVLLADAIRRRLIALRRKPQATGAFGRQLQVSTSEGWREKKAERMPRSPDNVNISTAGGDQPFIPHQVLMSFAAARDLAGFDEQMRNNMDFDHWMRSLRSGHEFVYCGYLDCLYVQLPDSIVGKGVEGHGRRFMSVLSDEWDGILDGPRASCGPDLDGPLGPVLRAGIAQLRYLRIAGMMIGVGQDPLDTRQRLMDIEPARKPLPHEYAITQIRYGIRREYRRAAGGDDADVEAAALARAKECVAILMPDRQCHVVAPAKQPTWAVLLTSAKEARLALENMREVPAQLLPMFVCADSWLGDRDGDGGASSYLVGADRPVQSISLPGFFLQGIAYRTIVVPSSDDWLGRTAADCAANRGSVLRTVSLGSDGLRLADFASSRGPVNRVANYAVLDAEALRLTNRPQDDRSQVMVESDATADSHPAAAADSAAGGLI